Proteins from a genomic interval of Acinonyx jubatus isolate Ajub_Pintada_27869175 chromosome B4, VMU_Ajub_asm_v1.0, whole genome shotgun sequence:
- the JCAD gene encoding junctional cadherin 5-associated protein isoform X1 produces MYSVEDLLISHGYKLSRGIPAPHDGDREGRRHARPRARAGQGLLNGCEDGPAGPPPSKPSPGKGHVSASEDSHHLRRALGEPQSASASRAREAGFYHQPVLRWSSQPQTTHDHAYWRRKGQEVGGLLGPRAREDPEVRGMAQAHSLPVHMREGPWEVGGRTENVMKKAVWEEELRMAGPAKWQNISLESWNQPKKLGRQMSDGDGERLFQDLYPFVQGEHVLNSQSKGKSQSLPRVLSPEGLSCMEIPIPLNDGHFPGVPKMPFYPPNCAPNLESKRNPEKGGSSVPFPRPKFGRPLKPPPYDSHQHSRAGVEAIDSLDSQQADLCVSYLTKSSEPRLELCAPDSSLEPPVYVPPPSYRSPPQHIANPYVEDTVPGPVCSPRQQQHPLEPAGPPGTGNEYGASPHSPRGVPQQPRPTTTYDGSVLYIPFDDPRIRHFKLARPRGFCQETTANEKSYNSSPSTAPAPAHGNGQQDGAVLSPQSVRTSPGGVSGPATADPSPWWLWDQLPRDAENGAPDQRAHGTVGGQWPALDGGGRGGHTEGLVSPPSLQGESTCETRTKLKKFETGIRTKKSSKKKMNETIFCLVSIPVKSESHLPDIDTNNNDLKQGTDKRNGLDKSAALQEQSLLSMSSTDLELQALTGSMVGRTEFQKQDLGEPEEAKQTNDLRFIHPAQHRELKYSGSWPGHQYRDQQTQTTFAEESRSALSLPGQKPGGSPKAVLTPKYSDPLVSEAHAPTELAPGDRNERPSAHHPKGQMSLSPSSNSAFSRTSSCVSQAPVSKAGPSQACAEGRGRRASPVPRGDVVKGETTGPCNSKQLFGQFLLKPVSRRPWDLISQLESFNKELQEEEESSPSGSDSDSSSEDSDTEWQPEGRAEATGKHWGCGGDGQAWRVEEPGARPGRAKSKSESWSEGQKPGWPGTRAQCPGPVEVEGGRGAAVAAHGGPIADEGNQEVDRALNTEPAVSPGPVKRAASSRSGDTKPVPSSDPASLRQPPGSQALPRVPISAELSPATPRKAGGEEGRSPPVPLALANKPRGLSAPDLRSVGLTRAQEQSAGKSDASSGEASAIEIPPNESLQARAARILGIEVAVESLLPGTRRTGPDQHPEPDGGGRGLEAPREEPGSGSQLDDPAASPDAFYGRRKCGWTQSPLFVGERDSARRAALAAEPSGADGTVPSKAPSPEPQYSPQESRSFNPKDMGTKPPFKSTLFHFIERTPNMPGSEKRLRSTSKVIESLQEKLASPPRRADPGRLMRMKEVSSVSRMRLLTSRSADSTEEAEEPKAERDPGMQPGGPVSLNAGDLARKAGLPLVVSKGALPPEEDGRPTAHGEKKTVHQDFWCPDSYDPSRVERV; encoded by the exons ATGTACAGCGTAGAGGACCTCCTGATTTCTCATGGATACAAGCTGTCAAGAGGCATCCCGGCGCCACACGACGGTGACCGCGAGGGCCGCCGGCACGCCAGGCCCCGCGCGCGAGCTGGCCAGGGCCTGCTGAATGGGTGCGAGGATGGCCCCGCGGGTCCCCCCCCCAGTAAGCCGTCCCCGGGGAAGGGCCACGTGAGCGCCTCGGAAGACAGCCACCACCTACGGAGAGCCCTCGGGGAGCCCCAGAGCGCTTCTGCTTCTAGAGCTCGTGAGGCGGG GTTTTATCATCAGCCCGTGCTGAGGTGGTCCTCTCAGCCCCAGACCACTCACGACCACGCCTACTGGAGAAGAAAAGGACAGGAGGTCGGTGGCTTGCTGGGGCCAAGGGCCCGAGAAGACCCAGAGGTCAGAGGGATGGCCCAAGCCCACAGTCTGCCCGTTCACATGAGGGAGGGCCCATGGGAAgttggaggaaggacagagaacgTGATGAAGAAGGCAGTTTGGGAAGAAGAGCTGAGAATGGCAGGACCTGCCAAGTGGCAGAATATAAGCCTGGAGAGCTGGAACCAGCCAAAGAAATTAGGGAGGCAAATGTCTGATGGTGATGGGGAGAGACTGTTTCAAGATCTGTACCCGTTCGTGCAAGGAGAACATGTGCTGAATTCCCAAAGCAAAGGGAAATCCCAGTCATTGCCCAGGGTTCTTTCCCCCGAGGGCCTGAGTTGCATGGAAATTCCCATTCCATTAAATGACGGACATTTTCCAGGTGTTCCTAAAATGCCATTTTATCCCCCAAATTGTGCACCAAATTTGGAATCCAAAAGGAACCCCGAGAAGGGGGGTTCGTCGGTCCCTTTCCCCCGGCCTAAGTTTGGGAGACCCCTCAAGCCTCCACCTTACGACTCCCACCAACACTCCAGGGCGGGCGTGGAGGCCATTGACTCTCTGGACAGTCAGCAGGCGGACTTGTGCGTCTCCTACTTGACCAAATCCAGCGAGCCCCGGCTGGAGCTGTGCGCGCCCGACTCTAGTTTGGAGCCTCCCGTGTACGTGCCTCCGCCATCGTACAGGTCGCCGCCCCAGCACATCGCAAACCCCTACGTGGAGGACACAGTGCCTGGGCCCGTGTGTAGTCCCCGTCAGCAGCAGCATCCGTTGGAGCCGGCCGGTCCCCCTGGCACCGGCAATGAGTATGGTGCAAGCCCACACTCTCCTCGCGGGGTCCCTCAGCAGCCCCGGCCGACCACCACGTACGACGGCTCCGTTCTGTATATTCCCTTTGACGACCCACGGATACGGCATTTTAAGCTGGCCCGCCCCCGGGGTTTCTGTCAAGAAACAACAGCCAACGAGAAGTCCTACAACTCTAGTCCCAGCACTGCCCCGGCCCCCGCTCATGGAAACGGTCAACAAGATGGTGCCGTTTTGAGCCCACAGAGTGTGAGAACCTCGCCAGGGGGTGTGAGCGGCCCGGCCACTGCCGATCCCAGTCCCTGGTGGCTGTGGGACCAGCTCCCCAGGGATGCGGAAAATGGCGCTCCTGACCAAAGAGCCCACGGCACCGTGGGGGGACAGTGGCCTGCCCTGGATGGCGGCGGCCGGGGCGGGCACACAGAAGGCCTCGTCTCCCCCCCAAGCCTGCAGGGCGAGAGTACCTGTGAAACTCGAACCAAGCTCAAGAAGTTCGAAACTGGGATTCGGACCAAGAaaagttcaaagaagaaaatgaacgaGACaatattttgtttggtttccATCCCAGTTAAATCAGAATCACATCTGCCAGATATAGATACGAACAACAATGACTTAAAACAGGGCACTGATAAAAGGAATGGGCTTGATAAGAGCGCAGCTTTGCAGGAACAAAGTCTGCTGAGCATGTCTTCCACCGACCTGGAGCTGCAGGCACTCACAGGAAGCAtggtggggagaacagagttccagaAACAAGATCTGGGGGAACCAGaagaagccaaacaaacaaatgacCTCAGATTCATTCACCCTGCACAACACAGAGAGCTCAAGTATTCTGGCTCGTGGCCAGGGCACCAGTACAGAGATCAGCAAACCCAAACCACTTTTGCAGAGGAGTCCAGAAGCGCGCTGTCCCTCCCCGGTCAGAAGCCGGGAGGCTCACCAAAAGCAGTGCTGACTCCAAAATACTCAGACCCTCTTGTCTCTGAGGCTCACGCGCCCACGGAGTTAGCTCCCGGCGACCGAAACGAGAGGCCAAGTGCTCATCACCCGAAAGGCCAAATGTCCCTCAGCCCCTCCAGCAACAGTGCTTTCTCAAGGACTTCCTCCTGCGTAAGCCAGGCACCTGTTTCAAAAGCCGGGCCCAGTCAGGCCTGCGCTGAGGGCCGTGGCCGCAGAGCCAGCCCCGTGCCCAGGGGCGACGTGGTGAAGGGGGAGACCACCGGCCCGTGCAACAGCAAACAGCTGTTTGGTCAGTTTCTCCTGAAGCCAGTTAGCCGCCGTCCCTGGGATTTGATTAGCCAGCTAGAGAGTTTTAACAAGGAGcttcaggaagaggaagagagcagTCCTAGTGGCAGCGACAGCGACAGCAGCAGCGAGGACAGTGACACAGAGTGGCAGCCCGAAGGCCGTGCTGAGGCCACGGGCAAGCACTGGGGCTGCGGGGGAGACGGCCAGGCGTGGAGGGTTGAGGAGCCCGGGGCCAGGCCGGGAAGAGCCAAGAGTAAGTCCGAAAGCTGGAGCGAGGGGCAGAAGCCTGGCTGGCCTGGCACCCGTGCTCAGTGCCCGGGCCCCGTGGAGGTGGAAGGAGGCCGGGGGGCGGCGGTGGCGGCACACGGAGGCCCGATCGCCGACGAGGGAAACCAGGAGGTGGACCGCGCACTGAACACCGAGCCAGCCGTCAGCCCAGGTCCTGTGAAGAGAGCGGCTTCCTCCAGGTCAGGTGACACAAAACCAGTGCCCTCGTCGGATCCAGCCTCGCTGAGGCAGCCCCCGGGAAGCCAGGCACTGCCCCGTGTTCCCATTTCTGCCGAGCTGAGCCCAGCGACCCCTCGGAAGGCTGGTGGCGAGGAGGGGAGGAGCCCGCCGGTCCCGCTCGCTCTTGCCAACAAACCCCGAGGGCTCTCGGCGCCGGACTTGAGGTCTGTGGGACTGACGCGGGCACAGGAGCAGAGTGCCGGGAAGTCAGATGCGTCTTCAGGTGAAGCCAGTGCAATAGAAATCCCCCCAAATGAGTCCCTTCAAGCAAGGGCTGCGAGGATCCTGGGCATCGAGGTGGCCGTGGAGTCCCTGCTGCCAGGCACCAGGAGAACGGGACCGGACCAGCACCCCGAGCCTGACGGAGGTGGCCGCGGGCTGGAGGCCCCCAGGGAGGAGCCTGGGTCCGGTTCACAGCTGGATGACCCCGCAGCGTCCCCTGACGCCTTTTACGGCAGGAGAAAGTGCGGCTGGACCCAAAGCCCTCTCTTTGTAGGGGAAAGGGACAGCGCCCGTCGCGCTGCCCTGGCCGCTGAGCCCTCGGGTGCGGACGGGACTGTCCCCAGCAAGGCCCCCAGCCCCGAGCCTCAGTACAGTCCCCAAGAGTCCAGGTCCTTCAATCCCAAGGACATGGGGACAAAACCACCCTTCAAGTCCACCCTGTTCCATTTTATAGAAAGGACCCCAAATATGCCAGGCTCAGAAAAGAGGCTCAGAAGCACTTCCAAAGTGATTGAAAGTTTACAAGAAAAACTGGCTTCGCCCCCTAGGAGAGCAGACCCCGGCCGCTTGATGAGGATGAAGGAGGTGAGCTCTGTGTCCCGGATGAGGCTCCTGACCTCCCGGAGCGCTGACTCCACGGAGGAGGCCGAGGAACCGAAGGCCGAGAGGGACCCCGGGATGCAGCCCGGAGGCCCGGTGTCTCTGAACGCCGGGGACCTGGCTCGGAAGGCCGGGCTCCCGCTCGTCGTCTCCAAGGGCGCCCTCCCGCCGGAAGAAGACGGTCGTCCAACGGCACACGGGGAGAAGAAGACCGTCCATCAGGATTTCTGGTGCCCAG
- the JCAD gene encoding junctional cadherin 5-associated protein isoform X2, whose amino-acid sequence MAQAHSLPVHMREGPWEVGGRTENVMKKAVWEEELRMAGPAKWQNISLESWNQPKKLGRQMSDGDGERLFQDLYPFVQGEHVLNSQSKGKSQSLPRVLSPEGLSCMEIPIPLNDGHFPGVPKMPFYPPNCAPNLESKRNPEKGGSSVPFPRPKFGRPLKPPPYDSHQHSRAGVEAIDSLDSQQADLCVSYLTKSSEPRLELCAPDSSLEPPVYVPPPSYRSPPQHIANPYVEDTVPGPVCSPRQQQHPLEPAGPPGTGNEYGASPHSPRGVPQQPRPTTTYDGSVLYIPFDDPRIRHFKLARPRGFCQETTANEKSYNSSPSTAPAPAHGNGQQDGAVLSPQSVRTSPGGVSGPATADPSPWWLWDQLPRDAENGAPDQRAHGTVGGQWPALDGGGRGGHTEGLVSPPSLQGESTCETRTKLKKFETGIRTKKSSKKKMNETIFCLVSIPVKSESHLPDIDTNNNDLKQGTDKRNGLDKSAALQEQSLLSMSSTDLELQALTGSMVGRTEFQKQDLGEPEEAKQTNDLRFIHPAQHRELKYSGSWPGHQYRDQQTQTTFAEESRSALSLPGQKPGGSPKAVLTPKYSDPLVSEAHAPTELAPGDRNERPSAHHPKGQMSLSPSSNSAFSRTSSCVSQAPVSKAGPSQACAEGRGRRASPVPRGDVVKGETTGPCNSKQLFGQFLLKPVSRRPWDLISQLESFNKELQEEEESSPSGSDSDSSSEDSDTEWQPEGRAEATGKHWGCGGDGQAWRVEEPGARPGRAKSKSESWSEGQKPGWPGTRAQCPGPVEVEGGRGAAVAAHGGPIADEGNQEVDRALNTEPAVSPGPVKRAASSRSGDTKPVPSSDPASLRQPPGSQALPRVPISAELSPATPRKAGGEEGRSPPVPLALANKPRGLSAPDLRSVGLTRAQEQSAGKSDASSGEASAIEIPPNESLQARAARILGIEVAVESLLPGTRRTGPDQHPEPDGGGRGLEAPREEPGSGSQLDDPAASPDAFYGRRKCGWTQSPLFVGERDSARRAALAAEPSGADGTVPSKAPSPEPQYSPQESRSFNPKDMGTKPPFKSTLFHFIERTPNMPGSEKRLRSTSKVIESLQEKLASPPRRADPGRLMRMKEVSSVSRMRLLTSRSADSTEEAEEPKAERDPGMQPGGPVSLNAGDLARKAGLPLVVSKGALPPEEDGRPTAHGEKKTVHQDFWCPDSYDPSRVERV is encoded by the coding sequence ATGGCCCAAGCCCACAGTCTGCCCGTTCACATGAGGGAGGGCCCATGGGAAgttggaggaaggacagagaacgTGATGAAGAAGGCAGTTTGGGAAGAAGAGCTGAGAATGGCAGGACCTGCCAAGTGGCAGAATATAAGCCTGGAGAGCTGGAACCAGCCAAAGAAATTAGGGAGGCAAATGTCTGATGGTGATGGGGAGAGACTGTTTCAAGATCTGTACCCGTTCGTGCAAGGAGAACATGTGCTGAATTCCCAAAGCAAAGGGAAATCCCAGTCATTGCCCAGGGTTCTTTCCCCCGAGGGCCTGAGTTGCATGGAAATTCCCATTCCATTAAATGACGGACATTTTCCAGGTGTTCCTAAAATGCCATTTTATCCCCCAAATTGTGCACCAAATTTGGAATCCAAAAGGAACCCCGAGAAGGGGGGTTCGTCGGTCCCTTTCCCCCGGCCTAAGTTTGGGAGACCCCTCAAGCCTCCACCTTACGACTCCCACCAACACTCCAGGGCGGGCGTGGAGGCCATTGACTCTCTGGACAGTCAGCAGGCGGACTTGTGCGTCTCCTACTTGACCAAATCCAGCGAGCCCCGGCTGGAGCTGTGCGCGCCCGACTCTAGTTTGGAGCCTCCCGTGTACGTGCCTCCGCCATCGTACAGGTCGCCGCCCCAGCACATCGCAAACCCCTACGTGGAGGACACAGTGCCTGGGCCCGTGTGTAGTCCCCGTCAGCAGCAGCATCCGTTGGAGCCGGCCGGTCCCCCTGGCACCGGCAATGAGTATGGTGCAAGCCCACACTCTCCTCGCGGGGTCCCTCAGCAGCCCCGGCCGACCACCACGTACGACGGCTCCGTTCTGTATATTCCCTTTGACGACCCACGGATACGGCATTTTAAGCTGGCCCGCCCCCGGGGTTTCTGTCAAGAAACAACAGCCAACGAGAAGTCCTACAACTCTAGTCCCAGCACTGCCCCGGCCCCCGCTCATGGAAACGGTCAACAAGATGGTGCCGTTTTGAGCCCACAGAGTGTGAGAACCTCGCCAGGGGGTGTGAGCGGCCCGGCCACTGCCGATCCCAGTCCCTGGTGGCTGTGGGACCAGCTCCCCAGGGATGCGGAAAATGGCGCTCCTGACCAAAGAGCCCACGGCACCGTGGGGGGACAGTGGCCTGCCCTGGATGGCGGCGGCCGGGGCGGGCACACAGAAGGCCTCGTCTCCCCCCCAAGCCTGCAGGGCGAGAGTACCTGTGAAACTCGAACCAAGCTCAAGAAGTTCGAAACTGGGATTCGGACCAAGAaaagttcaaagaagaaaatgaacgaGACaatattttgtttggtttccATCCCAGTTAAATCAGAATCACATCTGCCAGATATAGATACGAACAACAATGACTTAAAACAGGGCACTGATAAAAGGAATGGGCTTGATAAGAGCGCAGCTTTGCAGGAACAAAGTCTGCTGAGCATGTCTTCCACCGACCTGGAGCTGCAGGCACTCACAGGAAGCAtggtggggagaacagagttccagaAACAAGATCTGGGGGAACCAGaagaagccaaacaaacaaatgacCTCAGATTCATTCACCCTGCACAACACAGAGAGCTCAAGTATTCTGGCTCGTGGCCAGGGCACCAGTACAGAGATCAGCAAACCCAAACCACTTTTGCAGAGGAGTCCAGAAGCGCGCTGTCCCTCCCCGGTCAGAAGCCGGGAGGCTCACCAAAAGCAGTGCTGACTCCAAAATACTCAGACCCTCTTGTCTCTGAGGCTCACGCGCCCACGGAGTTAGCTCCCGGCGACCGAAACGAGAGGCCAAGTGCTCATCACCCGAAAGGCCAAATGTCCCTCAGCCCCTCCAGCAACAGTGCTTTCTCAAGGACTTCCTCCTGCGTAAGCCAGGCACCTGTTTCAAAAGCCGGGCCCAGTCAGGCCTGCGCTGAGGGCCGTGGCCGCAGAGCCAGCCCCGTGCCCAGGGGCGACGTGGTGAAGGGGGAGACCACCGGCCCGTGCAACAGCAAACAGCTGTTTGGTCAGTTTCTCCTGAAGCCAGTTAGCCGCCGTCCCTGGGATTTGATTAGCCAGCTAGAGAGTTTTAACAAGGAGcttcaggaagaggaagagagcagTCCTAGTGGCAGCGACAGCGACAGCAGCAGCGAGGACAGTGACACAGAGTGGCAGCCCGAAGGCCGTGCTGAGGCCACGGGCAAGCACTGGGGCTGCGGGGGAGACGGCCAGGCGTGGAGGGTTGAGGAGCCCGGGGCCAGGCCGGGAAGAGCCAAGAGTAAGTCCGAAAGCTGGAGCGAGGGGCAGAAGCCTGGCTGGCCTGGCACCCGTGCTCAGTGCCCGGGCCCCGTGGAGGTGGAAGGAGGCCGGGGGGCGGCGGTGGCGGCACACGGAGGCCCGATCGCCGACGAGGGAAACCAGGAGGTGGACCGCGCACTGAACACCGAGCCAGCCGTCAGCCCAGGTCCTGTGAAGAGAGCGGCTTCCTCCAGGTCAGGTGACACAAAACCAGTGCCCTCGTCGGATCCAGCCTCGCTGAGGCAGCCCCCGGGAAGCCAGGCACTGCCCCGTGTTCCCATTTCTGCCGAGCTGAGCCCAGCGACCCCTCGGAAGGCTGGTGGCGAGGAGGGGAGGAGCCCGCCGGTCCCGCTCGCTCTTGCCAACAAACCCCGAGGGCTCTCGGCGCCGGACTTGAGGTCTGTGGGACTGACGCGGGCACAGGAGCAGAGTGCCGGGAAGTCAGATGCGTCTTCAGGTGAAGCCAGTGCAATAGAAATCCCCCCAAATGAGTCCCTTCAAGCAAGGGCTGCGAGGATCCTGGGCATCGAGGTGGCCGTGGAGTCCCTGCTGCCAGGCACCAGGAGAACGGGACCGGACCAGCACCCCGAGCCTGACGGAGGTGGCCGCGGGCTGGAGGCCCCCAGGGAGGAGCCTGGGTCCGGTTCACAGCTGGATGACCCCGCAGCGTCCCCTGACGCCTTTTACGGCAGGAGAAAGTGCGGCTGGACCCAAAGCCCTCTCTTTGTAGGGGAAAGGGACAGCGCCCGTCGCGCTGCCCTGGCCGCTGAGCCCTCGGGTGCGGACGGGACTGTCCCCAGCAAGGCCCCCAGCCCCGAGCCTCAGTACAGTCCCCAAGAGTCCAGGTCCTTCAATCCCAAGGACATGGGGACAAAACCACCCTTCAAGTCCACCCTGTTCCATTTTATAGAAAGGACCCCAAATATGCCAGGCTCAGAAAAGAGGCTCAGAAGCACTTCCAAAGTGATTGAAAGTTTACAAGAAAAACTGGCTTCGCCCCCTAGGAGAGCAGACCCCGGCCGCTTGATGAGGATGAAGGAGGTGAGCTCTGTGTCCCGGATGAGGCTCCTGACCTCCCGGAGCGCTGACTCCACGGAGGAGGCCGAGGAACCGAAGGCCGAGAGGGACCCCGGGATGCAGCCCGGAGGCCCGGTGTCTCTGAACGCCGGGGACCTGGCTCGGAAGGCCGGGCTCCCGCTCGTCGTCTCCAAGGGCGCCCTCCCGCCGGAAGAAGACGGTCGTCCAACGGCACACGGGGAGAAGAAGACCGTCCATCAGGATTTCTGGTGCCCAG